ACTACCGCGAATTTCTGAAGGCGCGCTTCGCCCGCCTGAAGAAGACCTCGCGACTCACCCACCGCGCCCTCTCCCAAAAGGCCGGCTTCTCCTCCCCCAATTTTTTCAAGCTCGTCATGGAGGGGCAGCGCAACTTGAGTGAAAAAAGCGCCGCCAAGGTCGCCCGCGCCCTCGAGCTCGAGCCGCGCGAGGCCGAATTCTTCGCCCAACTGGTCCGCTTCAACCAGGCGAAGTCCCTCGAAGAGAAGGAAAGCCTCTACGAAGAGCTGAAATTGCTGCGCCGCGACCTGCCGCTGCAGCGCCTCGAACATTCGCAATTCGAGTACTTCGACCAATGGTACGCGGTCGCGATCCGCGAGCTGGTGGCGCTGGCGGATTTTAGGGAAGATCCCGAGTGGATCGCCGCCAAATTACGGCACCGGGTCACCCCCGCCCAGGTCAAGCGGGCCCTGCGCCTACTGGAGCGCCTCGGCCTCGTCCGGCGCGGCGAGGACGGACGGCTCATGCAAAGCCAGGCGCCTCTCTCTACCGGCGACGAGGTCACCTCGCTGGCGGCTTACCGTTTCCACCAGGCCATGATGGACCAGGCCAAGCAAGCCTTGCGCGACACGCCGGCGCCCTTGCGGGATATCTCCTCCGTCACCGTCGCCGTCAGCAAGGACGTCTCCGAGCGCATCAAGCAGCGGATCCGGCAGTTTCGCAAAGAGGTGCTCGCGATGTCGGAGGAGGCGGGACGCGGCGAGGCGGTGTATCAGATGAACATTCAATTCTTCAATCTCACGGAGCTGGCATGAGCGGTTGGAAAAACATCCTCAAGCGCCTCTTCTGCCTGA
Above is a genomic segment from Deltaproteobacteria bacterium PRO3 containing:
- a CDS encoding TIGR02147 family protein, with product MEKVFSYLDYREFLKARFARLKKTSRLTHRALSQKAGFSSPNFFKLVMEGQRNLSEKSAAKVARALELEPREAEFFAQLVRFNQAKSLEEKESLYEELKLLRRDLPLQRLEHSQFEYFDQWYAVAIRELVALADFREDPEWIAAKLRHRVTPAQVKRALRLLERLGLVRRGEDGRLMQSQAPLSTGDEVTSLAAYRFHQAMMDQAKQALRDTPAPLRDISSVTVAVSKDVSERIKQRIRQFRKEVLAMSEEAGRGEAVYQMNIQFFNLTELA